AGCACAGTCTCATGTAGTGTGGTATTTGGTAACTGATGTAAATGGGTGCCTTCAGCTTGATGCTAAATGAATTGATTGGTATCAAGCGCTGTTAAATTAGCTTTGCGAATGTCTTCTTTCAGATGGGAGGGACGCCGTTCGGAGGTCTTGGAGCTCCCAACATGGAGCAAATGGCTGCCATGGGAATGCCGGGGCCTAACATGAACCCCCAGGTGAGCGCTCGATCAGTCGCATTCATTGTTGCAGCACGTTAAAACTACATAGCTTTCTTATGGTGATGTCCTCCTCGTGTCTTTTTCAGGCTCTTTCTGCAGACTTCCTGAAGCTCATGCAGTCCATGGACCCCAAGTAAGAAACCAAACACACTCTTCATCCAGGGTTTGCAATCCAGCGAGCTTATGTATTTTGAGAAAAGTCTAAATAATTGATGGCACTTGCAGATTGAATCCATTAGCGGCCGGACTGAACTTGAATCCAGGCCTGAAGACTGATGCCTCCAACAAGGAGATCGAAGAGGCCATGAAGAGAGTCCGAGAGGCCCAGTCTCTCATTTCTGCAGCCATTGAACCAGGAAGTGAGTTCTCCGTTTGCTCATGCCCCCTGAGCAGAAACTCTTAGCCAGGACTGTGAGGAGCTTCTTTGTGAAGATGCTTATTTTACTTAACAGTTTATGAAGCATTGATGTTTaggtttttttaatttagttcaGTCAGCTGTGGAATATTTGTTCCATTGTGTGAGCAGTAAGTCTGGAAGCCGGGAGATGTTTGACTTTGTGGTGGTGTTTTTGCAGATAAGAAAGACGACAAGCGCAAACATTCCCGCTCCCGTTCAAGGTCTCGGCGCAGACGGTCCAGATCTCGCTCAAGACACAGGTGAAGACGCCTGTTCTGTTTCTGGACTAGCAAAACTAGATGTGAACAAAAGAATGAGCCGTGGCATCGACATACAAAACATTAACAGCAGTAAATTTCTGGCGgtaatttctgtttttaaaatgtgccgTTTCTCAATCTTGGCAGGCGTTCAAAGAGCAGGTCGCGGCGGAGATCCCATTCAAGGAGTAGGAGGAGGTCCAAGAGTCCACGGAGGAGGAGGTCCCACTCCCGGGACAGAAGCCGCCGCAGTCGATCCAGGTCAGTATCTCCATTATTGTCCTGACGACCAAAATGGCTAATTTTCGCCTCCCTCGTGTGttgactgcagtgtttctaatcatgatttttattttgaattctgGACTTTTTGAAACACAAAAATTTGCAAAAGATGGCGACGGCTGTCAGTACTACAGTTTTGCTCATGACCTTGCTTGTGTCTTGATCAGggacaggaggaaggaggagaagtctaagaaaaggtcaaagacgCCCCCCAAGAGCTACAGCAGTGCCAGGAGGTCTCGCAGCATCAGTCGGTGAGTGAGCACAGTGTGATGCCGAAGTACAGGTGCACTGCTTTTCACATGGATGTGATGCTCTGCTGTATTCACAACAGCAAATGGCAGTATTAACTGTCTgcattattctttttttttttttttttaatccaggaGGCACAGGCGAAGCCGCAGTGCGTCTCGGTCCCCCAGGAGGAGGTTGTCCAGGTCTCCATCGCCCAGACGGTGAGTCATCATGCACATTTTACATGGGATTAGTCACTTTTAGGAAGACAACACCTCAAAACATTTGATGcgtttggttttctttgttcagtcacaagaaggagaaaaagaaggacaAGGAGCGCGAGAAGGAGcgggacagagacaggagggaggacagggaccggagcagagatgaaagagaaCGCTCCaccagcaagaagaagaagagcaaagacaAGGAACGGG
The Chaetodon auriga isolate fChaAug3 chromosome 3, fChaAug3.hap1, whole genome shotgun sequence DNA segment above includes these coding regions:
- the LOC143317977 gene encoding uncharacterized protein LOC143317977 isoform X2, with amino-acid sequence MNSNTHVIQVTNVSPSTTSEQMRTLFGFLGNIEELKLFPPDDSPLPVTSRVCFVKFLESESVGVSQHLTNTVFVDRALIVVPFAEGVIPDESKAMSLLAPANAVAGMMPGGGLLPTPNPLMGGTPFGGLGAPNMEQMAAMGMPGPNMNPQALSADFLKLMQSMDPKLNPLAAGLNLNPGLKTDASNKEIEEAMKRVREAQSLISAAIEPGNKKDDKRKHSRSRSRSRRRRSRSRSRHRRSKSRSRRRSHSRSRRRSKSPRRRRSHSRDRSRRSRSRDRRKEEKSKKRSKTPPKSYSSARRSRSISRRHRRSRSASRSPRRRLSRSPSPRRHKKEKKKDKEREKERDRDRREDRDRSRDERERSTSKKKKSKDKERDRDRKSDSEKGDVKVTRDYDEEEQGYDSEKEGEEEDDERRSDSDSASTPKGQEEMERSEGPIPKKSKLNGDDHHQEDMEMSD
- the LOC143317977 gene encoding uncharacterized protein LOC143317977 isoform X5, translated to MSLLAPANAVAGMMPGGGLLPTPNPLMGGTPFGGLGAPNMEQMAAMGMPGPNMNPQALSADFLKLMQSMDPKLNPLAAGLNLNPGLKTDASNKEIEEAMKRVREAQSLISAAIEPGNKKDDKRKHSRSRSRSRRRRSRSRSRHRRSKSRSRRRSHSRSRRRSKSPRRRRSHSRDRSRRSRSRDRRKEEKSKKRSKTPPKSYSSARRSRSISRRHRRSRSASRSPRRRLSRSPSPRRHKKEKKKDKEREKERDRDRREDRDRSRDERERSTSKKKKSKDKERDRDRKSDSEKGDVKVTRDYDEEEQGYDSEKEGEEEDDERRSDSDSASTPKGQEEMERSEGPIPKKSKLNGDDHHQEDMEMSD
- the LOC143317977 gene encoding uncharacterized protein LOC143317977 isoform X3 codes for the protein MLLFSPGVIPDESKAMSLLAPANAVAGMMPGGGLLPTPNPLASMGGTPFGGLGAPNMEQMAAMGMPGPNMNPQALSADFLKLMQSMDPKLNPLAAGLNLNPGLKTDASNKEIEEAMKRVREAQSLISAAIEPGNKKDDKRKHSRSRSRSRRRRSRSRSRHRRSKSRSRRRSHSRSRRRSKSPRRRRSHSRDRSRRSRSRDRRKEEKSKKRSKTPPKSYSSARRSRSISRRHRRSRSASRSPRRRLSRSPSPRRHKKEKKKDKEREKERDRDRREDRDRSRDERERSTSKKKKSKDKERDRDRKSDSEKGDVKVTRDYDEEEQGYDSEKEGEEEDDERRSDSDSASTPKGQEEMERSEGPIPKKSKLNGDDHHQEDMEMSD
- the LOC143317977 gene encoding uncharacterized protein LOC143317977 isoform X4, whose product is MSLLAPANAVAGMMPGGGLLPTPNPLASMGGTPFGGLGAPNMEQMAAMGMPGPNMNPQALSADFLKLMQSMDPKLNPLAAGLNLNPGLKTDASNKEIEEAMKRVREAQSLISAAIEPGNKKDDKRKHSRSRSRSRRRRSRSRSRHRRSKSRSRRRSHSRSRRRSKSPRRRRSHSRDRSRRSRSRDRRKEEKSKKRSKTPPKSYSSARRSRSISRRHRRSRSASRSPRRRLSRSPSPRRHKKEKKKDKEREKERDRDRREDRDRSRDERERSTSKKKKSKDKERDRDRKSDSEKGDVKVTRDYDEEEQGYDSEKEGEEEDDERRSDSDSASTPKGQEEMERSEGPIPKKSKLNGDDHHQEDMEMSD
- the LOC143317977 gene encoding uncharacterized protein LOC143317977 isoform X1, with translation MNSNTHVIQVTNVSPSTTSEQMRTLFGFLGNIEELKLFPPDDSPLPVTSRVCFVKFLESESVGVSQHLTNTVFVDRALIVVPFAEGVIPDESKAMSLLAPANAVAGMMPGGGLLPTPNPLASMGGTPFGGLGAPNMEQMAAMGMPGPNMNPQALSADFLKLMQSMDPKLNPLAAGLNLNPGLKTDASNKEIEEAMKRVREAQSLISAAIEPGNKKDDKRKHSRSRSRSRRRRSRSRSRHRRSKSRSRRRSHSRSRRRSKSPRRRRSHSRDRSRRSRSRDRRKEEKSKKRSKTPPKSYSSARRSRSISRRHRRSRSASRSPRRRLSRSPSPRRHKKEKKKDKEREKERDRDRREDRDRSRDERERSTSKKKKSKDKERDRDRKSDSEKGDVKVTRDYDEEEQGYDSEKEGEEEDDERRSDSDSASTPKGQEEMERSEGPIPKKSKLNGDDHHQEDMEMSD